A window of the Sporosarcina sp. FSL K6-2383 genome harbors these coding sequences:
- a CDS encoding PTS sugar transporter subunit IIB: MIVTVRIDDRLLHGQVVYSWKAALSYNAVVIASNEAANDETRKMALKMSCPDGVRLAIRTIEDAATVLKNPKLAQMKVFVICSKPKDAYELLSLIDETPVLNVGGMQMHEGKELLSPAVYVSKEDIAYLDKIQDSGIEIEVRQVPTDNVKNYNELKSKLTFK; this comes from the coding sequence ATGATCGTAACCGTTAGAATTGATGATCGCTTATTACATGGACAGGTCGTGTATAGCTGGAAAGCGGCATTATCTTATAATGCTGTCGTAATTGCTAGTAATGAAGCAGCCAATGATGAAACGAGGAAAATGGCGCTGAAAATGAGTTGTCCGGATGGAGTTAGACTTGCAATCCGAACAATTGAGGATGCGGCAACTGTATTGAAAAACCCAAAGTTAGCACAAATGAAGGTATTTGTGATTTGTTCAAAGCCTAAAGATGCATATGAATTATTATCACTGATCGACGAAACGCCAGTTTTAAATGTAGGTGGCATGCAAATGCATGAAGGTAAAGAATTGCTCTCACCAGCGGTATATGTATCGAAAGAGGACATAGCGTATTTAGATAAAATTCAAGATAGTGGGATTGAAATTGAGGTACGTCAAGTTCCGACAGATAATGTTAAAAACTATAACGAGTTAAAAAGTAAATTGACATTCAAATAG
- a CDS encoding PTS fructose transporter subunit IIA: MKKILIATHGEFAEGIMSSAEIILGKQENLFFINAHVDHIPVAEKIETFLEENVSEDDNLIIITDVFGGSVNQTAIRYLSSGKVNIITGFNLPLLLELIMLNESDITPEKLKEVTKKSKEQIIYVNDELLKVNDEDDDFDL, encoded by the coding sequence ATGAAGAAAATATTAATTGCAACGCATGGGGAATTTGCAGAGGGAATTATGTCTTCTGCGGAGATCATTTTGGGGAAACAGGAAAATCTGTTTTTCATAAATGCGCATGTGGATCATATACCAGTCGCTGAGAAAATAGAGACCTTTCTTGAAGAAAATGTTAGTGAGGATGACAACTTAATTATCATTACGGATGTATTTGGAGGCAGTGTCAACCAAACAGCCATCCGCTATTTATCGAGTGGAAAGGTAAACATTATTACCGGTTTCAATTTGCCGCTGTTGTTAGAACTAATCATGTTGAACGAATCAGATATTACACCAGAAAAGCTCAAAGAGGTTACCAAGAAATCCAAGGAACAAATCATATATGTCAATGATGAATTACTAAAAGTAAATGATGAAGATGATGATTTTGATCTGTAA